A genome region from Perca fluviatilis chromosome 20, GENO_Pfluv_1.0, whole genome shotgun sequence includes the following:
- the LOC120548890 gene encoding phospholipase A and acyltransferase 4-like yields MAPTRIDVKPGDLIEISRGIYQHWAIYIGGMEVVHLTTPNSDFWMALDTTGKVKRENIRDVVGNDRFKVNNLLDDKYQPRERDIIVKEACSMVGLKMPYCIVTRNCEHFVTDLRYGIPESRQVIRAAEIGGAALVGVGIVALGAALFASLLKDDSKEESREERREPRRERRRHYNWQQ; encoded by the exons ATGGCTCCAACAAGG ATTGATGTAAAGCCCGGAGACCTGATAGAGATCTCCCGTGGGATTTATCAGCACTGGGCCATCTACATCGGTGGAATGGAAGTTGTTCATTTGACTACTCCAA ATAGTGATTTTTGGATGGCCCTGGACACCACAGGAAAGGTGAAGCGTGAGAACATCAGGGACGTGGTCGGCAATGATAGATTCAAGGTCAACAACCTCCTAGATGACAAGTATCAGCCTCGTGAGCGTGACATCATCGTGAAGGAGGCCTGTAGCATGGTGGGTCTGAAGATGCCGTACTGTATCGTCACTAGGAACTGCGAGCACTTTGTCACAGACCTACGATACGGCATTCCAGAGTCTCGACAG GTTATCAGAGCAGCTGAGATTGGAGGGGCAGCTCTAGTAGGTGTAGGGATCGTAGCTCTGGGTGCTGCTCTGTTCGCATCCTTGCTCAAAGATGACAGCAAAGAAGAAAgtagagaagaaaggagagaacCAAGGAGAGAACGAAGGAGACATTACAATTGGCAGCAATGA